A window from Salvia miltiorrhiza cultivar Shanhuang (shh) chromosome 2, IMPLAD_Smil_shh, whole genome shotgun sequence encodes these proteins:
- the LOC131011676 gene encoding protein ILITYHIA-like, whose amino-acid sequence MACIDLVEVLLVDYSQRLLETFSTKAFLQLILFLLCHPNWEIRKAAYGTSRKILGASHLLAEAILLEFLNYLSVVGEKTIILKMSDAENVTDSQVHFLPSVEVLVKALVVIAPVVSARGPYACVQLLLCLHHPCIIGTGKKNAVWRVSFSS is encoded by the exons ATGGCGTGCATTGACCTTGTTGAGGTTCTACTTGTTGATTACTCTCAAAG GCTATTGGAAACTTTTTCTACCAAGGCATTCCTACAG CTTATCTTGTTTTTGCTGTGCCACCCGAATTGGGAGATAAGGAAAGCAGCATATGGCACTTCCAGGAAGATTCTTGGTGCATCTCATCTATTAGCTGAAGCTATTTTGCTCGAATTTTTGAATTATCTCTCTGTTGTTGGAGAAAAGACTATTATTCTTAAGATGAG TGATGCAGAAAATGTGACAGACTCTCAAGTTCATTTCCTTCCATCAGTTGAAGTTTTAGTGAAGGCATTAGTTGTAATAGCACCTGTGGTTTCAGCTAGAGGTCCATATGCTTGTGTGCAGTTATTGCTTTGCTTACATCACCCATGCATCATTGGCACAGGGAAAAAAAATGCAGTTTGGAGGGTATCTTTCTCTTCTTAA